The region agagaagggggggagAGGGGGGGAGGCCCCCCTCGccccaggagggaggaggggaggaggggggtggggagggtcctAGGTTAGACTGGACAGAGAAAGGGTCTGTTCCTCTCCATGGAGGTGgcaaggggtggggaaggggaaagaggtgGGAGCAGGTGAAGGCAGGCCCGACCTGCAGGAGACAGAGCGGGACAGGGAGGCAAGatacagacagacagaaaaatacagaggagaggtggaagaagggaagggaaattgGATGGGGCAGACAGAAAGGAATGGGGAAACAAGAGACAAGTGGTTAGTGACTTGGAATTCAAACCAAGTGGCCCCTTCTTCCACCCACAGGCCCCCTGGCACTTCCCCCCTCTGAGTCCAGCACCCCTCCTCCCCTCAGCAGGGacccaggctgggggtgggggtcaagATGTGGCAAATGTCCTGGACAgtcagaggagagggaggaagaccCAGTATGCCCCTTCCAGCTGCTCTGTGCCTCCCAACAGGTTCTCCTCAGGGACTCAGGAGTCCCAGTTTCCCCCTCCCTGGGAGGGAATAAGATAGAcaaggaagataaaataaaaataaccaagtaTTGGTAATTAGCAGGAAATGGATATGTGTTAATTATTCCTGAGCTGTAATTTCATGGCACTGAACTCCTACCCCAGGCCAGATTCAGGCCTTCTTTGGGACTATACAAGCCCAAAACCTCCCCTCTTAAACACACAATTCTCTAAGGATTCATGCAGCTGGGACCCCCTCTCTTCCTAGGTCctctctatttctttcctcagaagtTGAGGTGCCTTGAGGCCAGTGTTAGAGTAGGGAGGGGATGCTGGAGGGGCAAATCCCGGGACAGATGTGTGATCCTGCAGCCGGTTGCCAGGAGACGGGATGCTGCCCCACAATGTTACCTCGGCAACGGGCTGCAGCTTTAACCCTGGAGGGGGGGtctggaggaagaggggaaggggctGACTTGGTTGTGGGGTCCATTCAAGgaatgagggggaggggagaggcatgAATCAGAGTGCTAGAGTTTTCCCCAAGCTTAGCCTAGAGGAAGAAGTATATATCttgagggaaggggaagatgggGTGCATCAAGGACCTAAAAGACCTGCCTTTTTCCCTCTAGTTGGCCAATCAGAGCCTAGCCCTAGAGACAAGGCCTCTGGCTAGGGAGAACAGGAGCTAAGGCGGGCTTGGGGAGGCACCACATGAGCCCACTGACTGCCTCCTCCCACAATCTTAGACAGCCTTAGACCTCAGACACCTCTTCTTTCCATAGCACTTTGACCCATGTCCTGGGGACAACTCTCAGCTTTCTTCTCATCCTGTTCCATCCCATCCCATCCATTCACCTCCCCTTCCCCTTGCCAGCCCCCACAATTGTTGCTGTGATGCCTGGATGCTCAGGACAGCAGGAGCAGTAAAAGGGAAGAGATCAGACTGAAGGGGGCAGGTACCCAGGTCATTTCAGCAagccccccccaacccccaccagcCGCCAGAGCTGTTTGCTGACGCGGGATTTTCAGAGCCAGGCGCCAGCCCGCGGGTGGCTCTCTGCAGGTGTCAATTTATTCCAGAGATGAGGACACAGGGATCCTTACCACACACACCCAGCCATGCCCTCCCCCTCTTCAGGTTGCTCCAAGCTCTTGTTCCCCTATCACCTGAAAGGGGCTTGGAGCTAGCTCCCCCAGGGTCTCCTCTTCCTAACATAGGCTGGCCTCAGCTACCACAGCCTTGctgcccttctctccccatcatGGCCTGCCCCTGTCACCCACTGTCCCTTAGGGGACTGTGGGCCCCTGGCCTCCTCTCCATCCACcagcttctctccctcctttcttattACTGGAGGCCCCCCATCTCTCTCCTATCTGTAGCTCTCCCTCAGAACATCTTTCCTGGGTCTTTTCCAGCTTGCTCCAGCTCTTGCCTTCAGTCTCTCGTCCCTTGGTCCTTTTACATCTCTGTCTTCATCTCtctccttggttttctcatctcttGCTACTGTCCTCCAAATACCTTCCCCAAATTTCTCCTGCAAGCTTGCtcatgctctctctttctcccctggTCTTTTCCCTGTCTCTGTTTCCCCCATTTTCTCTCCTCATTTCTGTCTGCCACATcttgctccctcctcctccccatccctctgcCTTGCTCTCTCCATTCTAGCCCAGGCCTGACTCCCCCAGCCGAGGAGAGTTGAGGGACGGGGGCTCAGGCCGCAGCCCCCCCCCCCTTCCTGCAGTGGTGAAAATGGCTTGGccgggaaggggaaaaggagggggaggggagatgggaaCACACGGGGTCTGTGGGCCCATTCAAAGGATCATTCATGgactggagagaggcagagacaaaGAGACCAAGACGCAGAGACACGGCGAGAGCATCCCTAGGCGGAGACACGCAGACAGAGCAGGCTGGGGGAAACCAGGCGCAGGGAGGGAGATAAGGAGAGGGAGACCCCAGTGGACCGCCCTCAGCCCCCTCCACCCTGCCCGGCTTAGCTCCTACCTGGCTCAGCCCTGGGGCCGTGGTGCCTCCATCCAGGGCTCCGAGGAGGGGGCGGACAGCCTTCGGGAGGGGGGCGGTGGCCTTTGAGCCCCCGCGGCCCcacaggcccagccccggcccgcAGCGCCTCACCCGGCGGGGGAGGGGGATCGCCCCAGCCCCGGGGGGGCGGGGCCGGGATCCAGTCGATCCCTGGGAGAAGGAGAGCTAGGGAATGGGGTTGGGTGAGCCCGAGAACAGGGAACCCCGCAGTGGGGATAGTAGAGCAAAGAGGGTGCAACAAGACAGGACTGGATTGGGGATCCACTGGCTCTGTGGGCTGGTTTCGAGGGACCAGGGGCGGTCCAGGCGGAGGATCCTAAAGGATCAGGTGCTGGAGAAGGAGTCCACGGCAATCCCCAGGGGCCCGGGAGCGCAGGATCCGCGGTGCAGGGGCAGGGATCCAGCCGGATTCCtcggggagggggagggaatcTAGTCGATCCCgagggcgggagggagggggaggtccGGGGACTCTGAGAAGGGCGGGAGCCGTGTCCAGAGCCCCGGGGCTGGGGTCGGTGCGGTTCTTAGGAGGGAAGGCGGGGGTTGGGTAGGCTTCGAGGGATGCTCAGAAGCCGGGAGGCCCGGACTCCTGGCTCCGCGCGCCAGGGCCCGCCCGCCCCGCGTCCATCCCAGCCCGAGAGTGATGATCCGCCGGCGGAGCAGCCGCAGCAGCCCCGCGCGTCACCGCGCGGCCGCCTCCCCCGCCCCCTGTCGAGAGAGCGGCGCACACCCCCCGCTCGCACCCGCCTGCCCGCCCGCCCTCCAGAGTGTGGGGGAATTGAAGACATTGGAAGAGGGTGGGAGTGGACAGATGGACCGAAGGACATagcaggccagggcagggtgTAGATATCCACCTCCATCTCTCGACctcggggctcaagtgatttgaGGGGGTAAGGGTCGAACGATAAGGGGTGGGGCATTATACAGAGAAGGAGGAACCTTTTGGCATGGAGGAGGAACCATCTTCTAGTGGGCGGGGTTTGATGTAGGTGGGTGGGGCTTGGGTATCCAAAGGGGGCCTCCTCTTTGGGGGTGTAGGTCTGGTTTGAAACAGAACGGGAGGAGCTTGTGGGGTAAAGAGGCGGAACTTGGTGTGGGGACCACGATCTCTGGAAATTGGCCGGAGATGAGGGGGAGGGTTCGAAGGGGCGATCAACTTGGAAAGTGGGCCAATCCGTGACGCAAATCCTCTAGTCCCGCCTTCAAACCCGCCCCCTACTCCTTCGCTCCTTTGCTTCTAATTGGTTCTGGTTTCTCCGCCCGCCAGATGTCTTCACCACTCCGTAGCGGTTTTACAAAGACGCCAGTACGCGGGTGGAGACCTGAACGCTGAAATGAAAACGGTCTGGATTGGGCACCTGTGAGCCTTATTTGCATGGGCTATCGGGATTGGTTGGCCTCTTGGGTGGCCTGGGCGGTGTTGGTCCGGCGCGTGACCATTCGCTGCTATGGCGGTCGCGGGGACAGCTTTCCGCCGCCTGGGCGCCTTGTCCGGAGCTGGGGCCCTAGGGTTGGCCTCCTACGGCGCGCACGGTCAGGGCACTGGGGACGAAGTTGGGACTGAGCTTGAGGCAACCTCTGGGGTCTAGTGCAGGGGCAGAGTCTACGCAAAGAGTCCAGCCTGCTACTTACCAGAAGGCCCTCGGAGCCCTAAGCCTTTTGAAGCCCCCTGGCTGGGTGCAATTGGTTTCCAGTACTGTCCGATGCTTGTTTCCACCAATTGGAAGCTTCTTGGGGGTCTTGGGGGTCTCCCTTTCTCACAAGTGTTCACTTGGGTTCCCCAAGATTGGGGGCGAGACTGGTAacctttccctcttctctccacAGGCGCCCAATTCCCAGATACCTACGGAAAGGAGGTGAAGTAACTTCTCCCGGACTGCTCGACTCGGCGGGCCTACTAAGGCATAAAGTCTGGGATTCTTGAGGGAGGTGGTGCGGACTCTAGAGTAGCAAGGGCCGCAAGCCTGGGGTGTGGGAGCAAGCTGTGACTTCGAGGGTAGGGTGGGGGAAAGAACTTTGGTTCCATGAGTCACCACAGGATTTCAGGTTCCTGTGTTGCTTAGGAAGTTGCCCCGcccccatttctctttttcttacagCTCTTTGACAAAACCAACAAACATCACTTCTTTCACAGCCTGGCCTTGTTAGGGGTGTCCCATTGCAGGAAGCCCCTCTTGGTAATATTTCCCCCATCTAACCCTGACTAAGCTCCCACTGAGTTTTCTCAGCCTACCCTGTAGTTACAGTTCTGTTTCCTGCACTGTTTTCTTCAGGCCGGGTTACTACTAGCCTCTGGAACCACGTTATTCTGCACCAGCTTTTACTACCAGGCCCTGAGTGGAGACCCCAGCATCCAGACTTTGGCCCCTGTGGGAGGGAGCCTGCTACTCTTGGGATGGATGGCCTTGGCTCTTTGAGCTCCCTTTTGTTTAATTGCTGAGTTTACTGGATAATTTTTTGAGATTTGGAGCAGGAAGGGGATTAaaagggaaatacaaataaactTTGGAGTCTTTACTTATCTAACCTCTGGGAGAAGGAAGGGCAGGGATTCAAACTCTGAACTTACCCAGATTTCCTCTGCTTCCTAACTGTGAGCCTTGGGTTTGGGGATTTTGCTCACTTCATTTAACTTGTTATGAAATTCttaaactagggcggcgcctgtggctcagttggtaaggcaccggccccatataccgagggtggcgggttcaaacccggccccggccaaactgcaaccaaaaaatagccgggcgttgtggcgggcgcctgtagtcccagctactcgggaggctgaggcaagagaatcgcttaagcccaggagttggaggttgctgtgagctatgtgaggccatggcactctaccgagggccataaagcgagactctgtctctacaaaaaaaaaaaaaaaaaaaagaaattcttaaactAGTGGACATCAAAGTCATAAAGAATGCTTGAAATAAAGCAGATTCCTACTGAAGCCCTTTTGAGGGGCCcgggaatctgtattttaatgaGCTTATCTTGCGTTTCTGATACCCATTAGATTTTGAAAATTACTTTAGGGTGGTGGTTTTCAGCCCTGTTCTACAGATTTGTTGGGCACTCACTTAACTAGAAGTGAGGGTTAAGGCAACGCAGGACACAAGGAGTGTCATTAGTTGCAAAATACTTTGGGGCTTAAAGCAGGGACAGATCATCATGTATTGGGGGTCAGAATATGCTTCACAGTGAGGTCTTTAAAGGAGCTTTGTTGTGTGGAGGAAACACAATGAGCAAAGAATAAGGTATTAGGGAGGGGGTTGGGCAGTGAGTCTTAATTGTGGGCAGTTTCTAAGTAAGGCAGAAAGGGAGTGAGAAAAGATAGCAAAGCAAGCTGGAGTAGTACACACAGCATGAGAGAACTAGAAGATGTTTAGAGGGGTAGTATTTACTAAGCCAGTGGTGATCATGTGTCAAATGCATGTTAGTTACAAGGAAGATCAATTATGGGCAAGATAGCCACTGTCCTTTCCCTCAAGGAATTTCTCATCTGTTGGTGGATCATTACGAGTTGTATGACATGcctgaagaaaaagaacaagaaagcagCTGGACAGTGGAGGGTGTGCCCCTTATATGGAAAGCCCTCACCAAGATagtcatatttaaaaattgttttttagaggcaaggtcttacTCTTTtctcccaggttagagtgcagtggctgactatagctcactgcaaacttgaAGCTCTGGATTCAATCAACCTTCCCACCTCActctctcaagtaggtgggactacaggtgagtgccaccacactccactgatttttaaatgtttttttagacatggggtcttgctatcttgcccgggttggtttcaaactcctggcctagagtagtcctcttacctcagcctcctaaagcaTTAGGATTacttacaggtatgagccaccaagcctagcGAAGGTGGTCTTATTGAAGCTGAACTAACCATACACAAAATGGAGGGGAAATGTATTCTAGGCATAAAAATAGCTAGCAAAACAGGCTGACAGGAACAACTCAAAATCTTGAGGCAGGAGTGACTAAAGGGTCCTGGTTGGCCAGTGCAGGCCTTGTAGACAGTTGTAAGGCATTTGGACTTTATTTGCACTAAGTCATAGAaaggttttattcttttgttgttgtctttgagacagagtctcactgtcgcccttagtggaatgccatggcatcacagctcagagcaacctcaaactcttgggcataagcgattctcttgcctcagcctcctagctgGAACTAcggacgcctgccacaacacctggctatttttgttgttgcagttattgttgtttagctggcctgggctgggttcaaacatgccaccctcagtggatgtggttggtgctgcaaccactgtgctatgggggctGAGCGATTGaaacgttttttgttttttgcagtttctggccagagctgggtttgaacccagcatctccagcatatgtggcctactcctttgagccacaggtgccactctgaaaggttctttttttttgtttgtttttgagacagtctcactatgtcaccctccatagagtgctgtggacatcgtagctcacagcaacctcaaactcctgggcttaagcaattctctcatctcagccacccaagtagctgggactataggcgccttccacaacacctggctatttttgttgccgtttggccagggccaggttcgaacccaccactcagtatttggggcctgcgccctactcactgagccacaggtgctgcccacaatcattctttttaatttctatttttatgtatgttttataaagTACAATCTGTATAATGTATTCATGATGCATACTTAATTTTTCATACTTAATTCAAAAAGTAGGGAGACTCTCAATGAGAGGATTTTAGATAATCTCATCCAGTGCCATTATCTTTAATTACAATCTGCAtaccttcccttcttttttttttacaatctgCATACCTTTAAATCCAGAATTTTGGCCTTCCACACTAGTCTCTACTGAGGGTCAGATTCTTGTACCAGCAGATTTCAAGGCAGCCCTGAAGCAAGAGAGTTTATAGAGATCTGAAAGAATTCCTGGCAGCTGACCTGAGGAGTGAGAGGGTCAGCAGTGAGAGATGATAGCAAGGCTAAATGGTGAAGGCCTTGTGCTGAGAAGTTGGGCTGTTTCCTGAGGGCAATGGGGAGTCACTGAATCATTTATATCCAGGGAGGTGGTATGATTGGAAATGCATTAGTAAAGGATGacactatttcattttatttttatttttttatttttaatttttttttagagacagagtctcactttgttaccctcagttaTTTGTTAAGTGAGTTATTTAAGTTAGTTTTGTGTAGTCAGGTGTGGCACAGCAAGGGACACTCAGACTGAAATGGTGAGAAGACTAAATTTattacagactcagagtgaagaaGTCAACTGATTTCATGGGGCCCATGGAAAAGAGGGTGCTGTCTAGGACTCACATGCACAACCAACAGCTGGAGAACAAAAGACAGAGGGATGTGTGGGCTGAAGCTTTATTGGAGGCCAAAGTCTTGTTACCTATCCAGGTTTCCCATGACAGGTGGACTGGTTAATTTGAAGGGAGCATGAGACTCAGGAGTTAAATTATTGAACTCACCAGACTTAAAGCAAAGGTAAGATAGTCAAGTGGTTCTGGGCATAAGCCTTATCTATCTAGAACACAAAAGCAAGAATTGGGAGGAGTTTGACTCAAAAGATATAGGTCAAGGGTGACAAGCCAGGGACAGTACAACAAGATGGATATTGAggcaatattaatttttttttctttttttttttttgtgatttttggccggggctgggtttgaacccgccacctccagcatatgggaccggcaccctactccttgagccacaggcgtcgcccaatgaggcaatattaatatgaaggagagTTAATGACATTTACTGAACATTTCAGGGGGTCTTCTCAATAGCCCTGTAAGTTAGCGAAGGGAAGCTAAGAGAAATGAAGTAACTCATTCTCTATTACATAGCTAGGACCTGGGTAACCTATGATTCAAACTAAGTCCCAGAGCTAAGTCttctacaaacaacaacaacaacaaaaaatagatttcaGCAGTGAAGACAGatactttaaaaagataatttcatgCAATATGTTCAATGTTACAAGTAGATACTAAGGTGGGCTTGTTTTACCTTTGGGAATTAGTAAGGCCTGTCTGCTGGGTTTTCAGCATGAATAGGAGTTCAccagaaaaagaagacaagacCATACTGATAAAAAGTCAAAGAGGAAAACAGGAGTGCCTACGGCCCCAGACTGGCAAGAAAGAGTCAAACAGTAAGAGTAGGGCCCACACTGTACAGAGAGTCTCTTAAGCTAATCCTTTCCTCATATCTTATATCCAAGCCATCATCAAGTCCTGTTGGCTCATATACAAATCCAAGCCATCATCAAGTCCTGTTGGCTCATATACAGGTCTGGAATCTGACCATTTCTCCACACCTGGGGTTATTCTGGTATCCTCACTTCTACATCTCACCCACACAACCAAGTgctacattattattttaatatctctAAAGTCTACCCCTCTGCCCTACCACAACATAGCTATCCTTTCCCCTTGACTTCTTTCTGCTAACATCTCAGCCTGGGCATCTCCACTGCagtttgcagttgtttttttgttttgttttgtttgagacagagcctcaagctgtcaccctgggtagagtatgtggcatcacagctcacaacaacctccaattcctgggctcaagcgattctcctgcctccgcctcccaagtagctgggactacaggcgccacaacgcccagctattttttcagttGCAGTCATCACTGtcggcccaggctggatgcgaaccctccagctcaggtgtatgttgttggcgccttagccgcttgagccacaggcgcctagcctgCAGTTTGCAGTTttaaagatcttttcttttttttttggccggggctaggtttgaacccgctacctccggcatatgggaccggcgccctactccttgagccacaggcgccgccctttaaagatctttctaaaacacattttttttttttagagacagagtctcactttatcgcccttggtagagtgccgtggcgtcacacagctcacagcaacctccaactctcctggactcaaggcaattctcttgcctcagcctcccgagtagctgggactacaggcgtccccagcaatgcccggttatttttttgttgcaatttggccggggcttgaacctgccaccctcggtatacggggctggcgctctacccactgagccacaggcgccgccctgatctgCTCTCTTCGCCTTAATATCTTTTGGTGGGCCCCTTGCTGCCCTTCAGGCCAAATCCCAGCTCCCACAAGGGCCTCTGCACACGTGGACGACATTCTTTCTAAATTCATTTCTTGCACCACTCAGCCAGTAGGCTCCCAAGGCGCACTGCACCTGCGGACCTCCCTCGGCCCAGGACCCAGTCCCCAGACCTCAGAACTCCTCTTGGAGGaagcgttttctttttttttttttttttgtagagacagagtttcactttatggccctcggtagagtgccgtggcctcacacagctcacagcaacctccaactcctgggcttaagcgattctcttgcctcagcctcccgagtagctgggactacaggcgcccgccacaacgcccggctaagaggAAGCGTTTTCTGACTGTGCTTCCTCTTCTGCCCTCCTCCCTCAAGCCGCAACTCACGCACAGTCATTACTGACACTGTTTGATGGCCTGTCACCCGCATGCCTGGGGGCGCCTGAAAGAAGTACTGTAATTGCGAGGCGCCTGAGTGCTCACCACTGAGATAGGGAGAGAGGATGGCGAGATCGCCCTTGGGAGGTAGAAAGGGGGCCAAGAGCCAGTCCTGGAAGTCAATGAGTGAGTGTTGGAGGGTGTTCCGCTGCGTCAGCGAGGCCCGAACCCAGGGGCCGGCCGCGAGAGCGCAACACAGGGAGCTCTTGCTTTCCACCAGGGGGCGCTGAGCACTCTGCGGACCCGGCGGGGTCACAGGGCTGAGCCTTAGCGGTCTGCCCCTGTGGCCATCTGCAGTCGGAGTGGAAGGTGCGGGAACGCGGGCAACATCCAGGACCGCCAACACCTGGGTCCACGGTCCCGCGGGAGAACAGGCAGCCTTCTGTCTGCGCAGACGCGCCGCTCAGGCCGGGAGGGGCGGGGCCTGGACGGGTCGAGGGGCGGAGTCAGATTCCGGGCCCACCTCCCCCAGCTTCAGAGAGCAGCCGAGGGCTCAGCACCCTGACTGTTCTGAATGCTTCAGGTGAGCAGGGGCACAGAGGGGTCTGGGAGACCATTCTCGAGGTCCAGCAGTCGGTCTGACTGCGGGTCCATCTGACCTGCCGTCTGCCAACAGCCGCCCCCGCAGAAAATGGGAGAACAAAGGGAGAGGGCGGTTCTGGGGCCCCTGAGGGAATCCGGGGTCCCAGGTACCCCGCCCCGCCCACTGACACTTTCGGTTTCTCCCGAGTcagaggcgccgcccaagagaccCTGGGCCGGCGCACGGCTGCTTCTCCGCGTTTTCCTTTCCGTCTTTGTGTCTGTCTCCGTGTCTGTCTGGCTGTCTCCGATCTTGCCTCCGCTTCCAGAACTAAGCCCTGATTCGGACATCCTGAAAACCCCAGCCCCTTTCTCATGGAAGGTAAGTGCGTGCAAGGCCCGGGGGTCTCCGTTATCTCCCCCAAGGACTTAGTGTCGAACACATCCTCTGAGAATGTGCTCAGACTGGCTGGGTAgggcccctcccttcctcctgggAGCCTCCGCCCTGCTCCCCTGCcccatctctctctgcctcttcccGCCACATTTCCCCCACAGTCTCGAGGACCATGGGCTAAGGAAAAAGAGGATGAGGGCGCGGATCTCTTTATAATCAACCCCTGCCCTTCCCCACAGGTTACTTGTCACCCAAAGGTTACGCcccttctcccccacctccctaTCCTGTGACCGCTGGATACCCGGAGCCGGCGTTGCATCCTGGGCCTGGACAGGCGCCGGTGCCTGCCCAGGTGCCGGCCCCTGCGCCTGGCTTcgctctcttcccctctcccggCCCCGTGGCCCCGGGGTCTGCTGCCCCCTTTTTGCCACTGCCAGGGGTACCTTCTGGCCTGGAATTCCTGGTGCAGGTGAGTGGGAAGAAGGAAAGATGACAGCGAAAAGACCTGGTCGTGCAGGTGGACCAGCTGATGTCCATGCTGTGCCTCTTTTTTTAGATTGATCAAATCTTGATTCACCAGAAGGCTGAGCGAGTGGAAAGTAAGTAGGAGGAGTAGGTTGGGCCTCATGATGGTGACAtggatggtgggcacctgtgggcaGGCTGTGTCCTAAGTCTCTGGGTAACTCCTGGCAGCGTTCTTAGGCTGGGAGACCTGTAACAGGTATGAACTGCGTTCGGGGTCCGGGCAGCCCCTGGGTCAGGCAGC is a window of Nycticebus coucang isolate mNycCou1 chromosome 18, mNycCou1.pri, whole genome shotgun sequence DNA encoding:
- the TMEM256 gene encoding transmembrane protein 256 — protein: MAVAGTAFRRLGALSGAGALGLASYGAHGAQFPDTYGKELFDKTNKHHFFHSLALLGVSHCRKPLLAGLLLASGTTLFCTSFYYQALSGDPSIQTLAPVGGSLLLLGWMALAL